A single genomic interval of Nomascus leucogenys isolate Asia chromosome 3, Asia_NLE_v1, whole genome shotgun sequence harbors:
- the SPRN gene encoding shadow of prion protein, with product MQEMEGAGEGGREASRMGDGTSFSPPTGSPGMRLRDCPPHPRAEASRKTQAPRLRAPAEGLRRRPPAPSRPLGRILQRAVPTEACGGFDPTKMNWAPATCWALLLAAAFLCDSGAAKGGRGGARGSARGGVRGSARGASRVRVRPAPRYGAPGSSLRVAAAGAAAGAAAGAAAGLAAGSGWRRAAGPGERGLENEEDGVPGGNGTGPGIYSYWTWTSGAGPTRSPRLCLVLGGALGALWLLWP from the exons ATGCAGGAGATGGAGGGGGCTGGTGAGGGAGGACGGGAGGCCTCAAGGATGGGGGACGGGACGTCCTTTTCCCCTCCCACCGGCTCACCGGGGATGCGCCTCCGCGACTGCCCGCCCCATCCCAGGGCGGAGGCCTCGCGCAAAACCCAGGCGCCGCGGCTCCGCGCTCCGGCTGAGGGTCTGCGCCGCCGCCCGCCCGCTCCTTCCCGGCCCCTGGGGCGGATACTCCAGCGCGCGGTTCCAACTGAGGCCTGTGGCGG GTTTGACCCCACGAAGATGAACTGGGCACCCGCAACGTGCTGGGCTCTGCTACTGGCGGCCGCCTTCCTTTGCGACAGCGGCGCAGCCAAGGGCGGCCGCGGAGGGGCGCGGGGCAGTGCCCGGGGAGGGGTCCGCGGGAGCGCGCGCGGGGCCTCGAGGGTGCGCGTGAGGCCGGCGCCCCGCTACGGTGCCCCGGGCTCTTCCCTGCGCGTGGCTGCCGCTGGGGCGGCGGCCGGGGCGGCGGCGGGAGCAGCCGCGGGCCTGGCGGCGGGCTCGGGCTGGAGAAGGGCCGCGGGACCCGGGGAACGCGGCCTGGAGAACGAGGAGGACGGGGTGCCCGGAGGCAACGGGACCGGCCCCGGCATCTACAGCTACTGGACGTGGACTTCAGGCGCTGGACCCACGCGCAGCCCGCGTCTCTGTCTCGTGCTGGGCGGCGCCCTCGGCGCCCTGTGGCTGCTGTGGCCCTAG